The Rubrobacter tropicus nucleotide sequence ACGGTCCTCCACGGTCTCCAGGCGGGCCGGGTCGGCCTCCAGCTCCTCGACGTAGGAGCGAAGCTCGTAGAGCACGTCTTCGAGCTCGGCCGAGAGGCCGGCCAGGCGTTCGAGCAGGCCCGAGAGGCCCGGGTCGAAGCGGAGGGCCGTTTCGAGCTCGCCCTGCGCGCGGGCTACGGAGTCCACGGCGCCCCCACCCTCCTCGGAGGCGAGCGCCGCGGTCGCTGCGGCGGCGGCCTGTTGCAGGTCGGTGACGTTGCGCAACCGGTCGCGTTCGCGGGCGAGGTTATCCGCCTCTTCGGTGCTGTAATCCGCCGCTTCGAGCTCGCCGATCTGGAACCGCAAAAAGTCCGCCTCGCGCAGGCGGGCCTCGCCGGAGGCCCGGACCTCGGCGAGCTCGCGGCGGTCCCTCTCGACCGAGCGCCACAGTTCTTCGTGGTCCAGGCGGGCCTCGAGGGCTTCGCCGGTGAGGAAGTCGTCCAGGATCTCCAACTGCTCGGCGGGCTCGGTCAGACGGGCCTGCTCCCTCTGGCTGTGGTACGAGACCAGGCGCTCTCCCAGGGCCCCGAGCGCCCTGACCGGCACGGAGACGCCGCCGACGTAGCAGCGGGAGCGGCCCTCACCCGTGAGCGTGCGGCGCAGTACGAGGCCGTCCTCGGCGTCCACCTCCTCGGCGAGGTCCCCCAGGGCGTCGGCGAGCATTTCGGGGCCCGCGGCCTCGGGCAGCAGGAAGGTGCCCTCCACGGTCGCCCTCTCGGCGCCGGCGCGGACGGCCTCCGAGCGGGCCCGGCCGCCCAGGAGGAGTTGGAGGGCGGTTGCGAGGAGGGTCTTGCCAGCGCCAGTCTCGCCCGTGATGGCGTTCAGGCCCGGGGAGAGTTCTAGGGTTGCTTCTTCGATCAGGGCGACGTTCTCGACGGAGATCTCGAGCAGCATTACAAGAACGTCCTCCTGACGGCCCGCCACCAGCTCCAGTCGTCGGTGCGCCCGATCCTGACGCTCCTGTCGGAGAGCCGGATCTCCACCTTCTCCCCCTGCGAAACCTCGCGCGGATCGTC carries:
- the recN gene encoding DNA repair protein RecN, whose translation is MLLEISVENVALIEEATLELSPGLNAITGETGAGKTLLATALQLLLGGRARSEAVRAGAERATVEGTFLLPEAAGPEMLADALGDLAEEVDAEDGLVLRRTLTGEGRSRCYVGGVSVPVRALGALGERLVSYHSQREQARLTEPAEQLEILDDFLTGEALEARLDHEELWRSVERDRRELAEVRASGEARLREADFLRFQIGELEAADYSTEEADNLARERDRLRNVTDLQQAAAAATAALASEEGGGAVDSVARAQGELETALRFDPGLSGLLERLAGLSAELEDVLYELRSYVEELEADPARLETVEDRMAALRALERKYGDVEGYLEDARARLSRLENLDEETAGLEARLAEGELRLEELAATLSKGRRKAAKRLAKKVQENLAGLNLGRTEFRAGLVPAEPGPKGRERVEFEIRPNPGEPELPVRRYASGGELSRIMLAIRLAQERVEPGATYVFDEVDAGIGGETATAVGAKLRQLGEKNQVLTITHLPQIASEAASHIVVAKEETRGRTITRITRVTGEDRLKEMARMLSGRIDDASLAHASELLVRK